In the uncultured Methanobacterium sp. genome, one interval contains:
- the pyrI gene encoding aspartate carbamoyltransferase regulatory subunit, whose amino-acid sequence MKTPRELKVKPIKNGTVIDHISANKALRVLKILGLPSPKISVTLAMNVQSSQMGNKDIVKIEGRELASREVDEIALIAPNATINIIRDYEIVGKGKVNLLDEINNILTCSNPNCITNTEEPVTTRFTVLQKEPMVLRCHYCERIMDQAEVEAQFRVF is encoded by the coding sequence ATGAAAACTCCCCGGGAATTGAAGGTAAAACCCATTAAAAATGGAACAGTGATTGACCATATCAGTGCAAACAAAGCTCTGAGAGTCCTTAAAATACTGGGATTGCCCAGTCCTAAAATATCAGTTACTCTGGCCATGAATGTGCAGTCCAGTCAGATGGGAAATAAGGACATTGTTAAGATCGAGGGCAGGGAACTGGCATCAAGGGAAGTGGATGAAATCGCACTCATTGCACCTAATGCGACTATTAACATTATCAGGGATTATGAAATCGTTGGAAAGGGAAAAGTAAATCTTTTAGATGAAATTAACAATATTTTAACCTGTTCCAATCCTAACTGTATTACCAACACTGAGGAACCAGTAACCACCCGTTTTACCGTGCTGCAAAAAGAGCCTATGGTACTACGCTGCCACTACTGTGAACGGATCATGGATCAGGCAGAAGTTGAAGCCCAGTTTAGAGTGTTCTAG
- a CDS encoding secondary thiamine-phosphate synthase enzyme YjbQ, protein MVLKRETVELTTKQRVEIHDITQNVEAVLKNSGINEGLLNVYSRHSTSGVVINENELGLVKDFQLALQKLVPEGAGYQHDRIDNNADSHIRGFIIGGSQTIPVENGRLMLGTWQSIFFVELDGPRQRKITVTVMGE, encoded by the coding sequence ATGGTTTTAAAACGTGAAACTGTGGAATTAACCACAAAACAGAGAGTGGAAATCCATGATATCACCCAGAACGTGGAGGCTGTTCTTAAAAATAGTGGTATTAATGAGGGACTTTTGAATGTTTACAGCCGTCATTCTACATCAGGTGTGGTTATCAACGAAAATGAATTGGGTCTGGTGAAAGACTTTCAGTTAGCCCTTCAAAAACTGGTTCCAGAGGGTGCAGGTTATCAGCACGACCGTATTGATAATAATGCCGACAGTCACATCAGGGGATTTATCATAGGTGGTAGCCAGACTATTCCAGTTGAAAATGGTCGATTGATGCTGGGAACATGGCAGAGTATTTTCTTCGTGGAACTGGACGGTCCAAGGCAGAGGAAAATTACAGTAACTGTTATGGGAGAATAA
- a CDS encoding NAD(P)H-dependent oxidoreductase, translating to MKTMILFYSRTRKTALVAKTLAQEVNADYLEITDLNNRAGPMNYIKASVDAFRENKTLIKPESVDLTDYDLIYVGSPTWAGKPAPAIVTLIDQCNFQGKDVILFATMGSSGGRKVIERMQEKIEPRGGRMIKSFQVKTGNKKTEELIEVIKEIVKDEDLPIYGI from the coding sequence ATGAAAACCATGATCCTGTTTTACTCAAGAACCAGGAAAACTGCCCTGGTAGCCAAAACACTGGCCCAGGAAGTTAACGCAGATTATTTAGAAATAACCGACCTGAATAATAGAGCAGGGCCCATGAATTATATTAAAGCTTCAGTGGATGCATTCCGTGAGAATAAAACTTTAATAAAACCTGAATCAGTGGATCTAACTGATTATGATCTGATATACGTGGGAAGTCCTACCTGGGCTGGTAAACCAGCACCGGCAATTGTAACCCTCATTGATCAATGCAACTTCCAGGGTAAGGATGTGATCCTTTTTGCCACCATGGGAAGTTCAGGAGGCCGGAAAGTAATTGAACGGATGCAAGAGAAAATAGAGCCCCGTGGAGGGCGTATGATCAAATCATTCCAGGTCAAAACCGGCAACAAAAAAACTGAAGAACTCATTGAAGTTATTAAAGAAATTGTCAAAGACGAAGACCTCCCAATATACGGAATATAA
- a CDS encoding preprotein translocase subunit SecD, which translates to MKLNEFLKDKRVLLLIVLVIASIGAISVFGIQQGLDLKGGSTIQLQLDQPVDTATMNTVTSVLDKRLNIFGVKDVKVYPSGNQNVIVEIAGVQPEDVAKIVGSNGKFEAKINNQTALVGTDITQVKTFQVTGTQWQVPFTVSLEGANRFAQIAKGQAGVPVDMYLDDELITSPEVGAELANGQASTDVQISGTEPTKEEAQTQAKSIHTLLQSGALPVKVKIVGVSSVSAELGSQFVNGALVAGVLALLVISAIIIIRYRNPILVIPIMLTSIAELILILGTAAVVHWNIDLAAIAGILAAIGTGVDDQIIITDEVLKGFSEKKKISGVRKQIKSAFFIIFAAAGTLIAAMLPLFYIGFSRGASGIGVLSGFAFTTVLGVLIGIFITRPVYAKFIEMMLDPKKN; encoded by the coding sequence ATGAAGCTCAATGAATTCCTCAAAGATAAACGAGTGCTACTGCTGATAGTTCTGGTTATTGCCAGCATAGGTGCAATCTCAGTTTTTGGTATACAACAAGGTTTAGACTTAAAAGGTGGATCTACAATACAACTCCAGCTGGATCAACCAGTAGATACTGCAACCATGAACACAGTAACATCGGTTCTGGATAAACGGTTGAACATTTTCGGGGTTAAAGATGTTAAAGTCTACCCCAGTGGAAACCAGAATGTTATTGTAGAGATCGCTGGAGTTCAACCAGAGGACGTGGCTAAGATCGTTGGAAGTAACGGTAAATTCGAGGCCAAAATCAACAACCAGACTGCCCTGGTGGGAACCGATATCACCCAGGTGAAAACTTTTCAGGTAACAGGAACCCAATGGCAGGTACCATTCACAGTATCACTGGAGGGTGCCAACCGATTTGCCCAGATTGCCAAAGGTCAAGCCGGAGTTCCGGTGGACATGTACCTGGATGACGAGTTAATAACTTCTCCAGAGGTTGGTGCAGAATTAGCCAATGGCCAGGCATCCACTGATGTTCAGATCAGTGGAACGGAACCCACCAAGGAAGAGGCACAGACACAGGCAAAAAGTATCCACACCCTCTTACAATCAGGTGCCTTACCAGTTAAGGTTAAAATTGTAGGAGTCAGCAGTGTTTCCGCAGAATTAGGTTCACAATTTGTAAACGGTGCCCTTGTGGCAGGAGTATTAGCCCTTCTGGTCATTTCTGCCATAATAATCATACGCTACCGTAACCCAATACTGGTTATTCCCATCATGTTAACCAGTATAGCTGAACTTATCCTGATACTGGGAACTGCGGCGGTGGTTCACTGGAACATCGACCTGGCAGCTATTGCTGGTATACTGGCTGCCATTGGTACCGGGGTTGATGACCAGATCATCATCACCGATGAGGTGCTCAAGGGATTCAGTGAGAAGAAAAAGATCTCTGGTGTGCGTAAACAGATAAAAAGCGCATTCTTCATCATATTCGCTGCTGCAGGAACATTGATCGCTGCTATGCTACCACTGTTCTATATCGGGTTCAGCAGGGGAGCCTCAGGAATAGGTGTGCTTTCTGGATTTGCCTTCACCACGGTTCTGGGAGTTCTCATTGGGATATTCATCACCAGACCAGTGTACGCCAAATTCATCGAAATGATGCTGGATCCAAAAAAGAACTAA
- the aroA gene encoding 3-phosphoshikimate 1-carboxyvinyltransferase → MELKVEKASKINGVVKAPPSKSYTHRALLVACLAEGESYLRDPLYSADTMATLEACQALGCDIEIQEDLCTVQGTAGNLKTPEDVLDLKNSGTTLRFLTTMASLAPECTVLTGDDSLRGRPMQDLLNSLHELGVKAYSTQNNGLPPMVIKNGFYGGKTEIKGDVSSQYISSILLSAPYAQNPVDLQVVGDFKSKPYVEMTLDIMDKFGVNCKQGPGNQFYVDKQKYHSMDYTIEGDYSSASYLLGAAAILDGEVTVQNLFRESKQGDKVIVDILREMGANIIVKEDQVTVKGTTTSREDLLPSDDLLSSEDVSSHEDVSSSNDQTKPSKPKSTSNLNAIDVNLENSPDLLPTVAALAAVARGTSHITGVEHARFKETDRVHTMALELDKLGVTVTEKRDGLIIQGGAHGGVVESHDDHRLVMALTLVGLLTGGVRIKGASAHRVSFPNFPQVMEGLGCPIKII, encoded by the coding sequence GTGGAATTAAAGGTAGAAAAAGCCAGCAAAATAAACGGAGTGGTGAAAGCCCCTCCATCAAAAAGTTACACCCATCGAGCCCTCTTAGTGGCTTGTCTGGCTGAAGGTGAATCTTACCTAAGGGATCCCCTCTACTCAGCCGATACCATGGCCACCTTAGAAGCTTGCCAGGCTCTGGGATGTGACATTGAAATTCAAGAGGACTTGTGCACTGTTCAGGGGACAGCTGGAAATCTTAAAACCCCTGAAGACGTTTTAGACCTTAAAAACAGTGGAACCACCCTCCGTTTTCTCACCACCATGGCCAGTTTGGCCCCGGAGTGCACCGTGCTCACTGGTGATGATTCCCTGCGGGGAAGACCAATGCAGGACCTCTTAAATTCACTCCATGAACTGGGAGTAAAGGCTTATTCCACCCAAAACAATGGTTTACCTCCCATGGTTATAAAAAATGGATTTTACGGAGGGAAAACTGAAATTAAGGGTGATGTGAGTTCACAGTACATCTCCTCCATCCTGCTTTCAGCTCCCTACGCCCAGAATCCCGTGGATCTCCAGGTTGTGGGGGATTTCAAGAGCAAACCATACGTGGAAATGACTCTTGATATCATGGATAAATTTGGGGTGAACTGCAAGCAGGGACCCGGAAACCAGTTTTACGTGGATAAACAAAAGTATCACTCCATGGATTACACTATTGAAGGAGATTATTCATCTGCATCTTATCTTTTAGGTGCTGCTGCTATTTTAGATGGAGAAGTGACTGTTCAAAACCTTTTCAGAGAATCCAAACAGGGGGATAAAGTAATAGTGGATATTCTCCGAGAAATGGGCGCCAACATCATTGTTAAGGAAGATCAGGTAACAGTGAAAGGAACAACTACATCCCGTGAAGATTTATTACCCAGTGATGATTTATTGTCCAGTGAAGATGTATCATCCCATGAAGATGTATCATCCAGTAATGATCAGACAAAACCCAGTAAACCTAAGTCAACCAGTAATCTTAATGCAATAGATGTGAACCTGGAAAATTCACCGGATCTCCTGCCAACAGTGGCTGCTCTGGCTGCAGTGGCCCGGGGAACATCACATATAACCGGTGTGGAACACGCCCGGTTTAAGGAAACCGATCGGGTGCATACCATGGCCCTTGAACTGGATAAACTGGGAGTAACTGTAACTGAAAAGAGGGATGGTCTAATTATCCAGGGAGGAGCCCACGGGGGCGTAGTGGAAAGTCACGACGACCATCGCCTGGTTATGGCCCTCACCCTGGTAGGACTGCTTACAGGAGGAGTGCGAATCAAAGGTGCATCCGCACACAGGGTATCTTTCCCCAACTTCCCCCAGGTGATGGAAGGTTTGGGATGCCCCATCAAAATCATCTAA
- a CDS encoding valine--tRNA ligase, whose product MNKVEVPKDYNHENEIDWQATWQRMKLYQFNPDEERPRYIIDTPPPYPTGSIHIGHVLNWLYMDLLARWKRMQGNSVLFPQGWDCHGLPTEVKVEETHGIKKNDVPRSEFRQMCIELTKKNIHGMKTQMQRMGYSQDWEREFVTMTPEYKEKTQLSFLKMYHEGLIYRAVHPVNWCPRCETAIAFAEVEYTENETFLNYLEFPSSTEESGVPIATTRPELLAACVAVVVHPEDERYQHLTGKKVKVPLFDREVEIITDREVDPEFGTGAVMICTFGDKTDVMWVNRYKLDIIEAINEQGIMQDVCGKYAGLTLAECKEAIVEDLDKEGFLTRKEKVDQNVGQCWRCKTPIEILVKKQWFVAVKELNSRVEEAAENMNWMPEHMKTRLLNWTGNMDWDWCISRQRIFATPIPVWYCKSCGEVMLPSEEEVPLDPTQTQPSKPCKCGSTEFIPEEDVLDTWMDSSITPLVIAGWPSSEYKDLFPATIRQQGHDIIRTWAFYTILRSLALTGEAPFQNVVVNGMVFGEDGHKMSKSRGNVIAPEEVVTEYGADALRLWAANSVPGSDVPFAWKDVQHGYKFLRKFWNAFRFVNMHLEGYSEDDTVNMSIADIKNTLKPLDKWILSGLNQLVGEVTQAMEEYNFAHARNRIQAYVWHDFCDDYIEAVKYRLYTDDEGESKQAALYTLNTVIKTSLRLLAPFTPHFTEEIHYYLEGYANVLETGDDSQESDLMENELLESDLKENELLESDLQGNTLKYKTQGFKSIHQETWPGLIEELVDPVADEVGQVGAQVIGQLRRFKASKKMPLNTPLKGATIHTSSPTVYKQLLTLQEDIQGTMRVKELVVTEDKPDVREIVVEITPRMDKIGPEFKGQAPVIVKYLQSNDPQEIAKTLEEEGEINIEGSKITADHISATKELVGRSGEKVELILMEELDMVIELVI is encoded by the coding sequence ATGAATAAAGTTGAGGTTCCCAAAGACTACAATCACGAAAATGAAATAGATTGGCAAGCAACCTGGCAGAGAATGAAGCTTTACCAGTTCAATCCGGATGAAGAGCGTCCCCGTTACATAATAGACACACCACCACCATACCCAACTGGGTCTATCCACATAGGACACGTTCTAAACTGGTTATACATGGATTTACTAGCCCGATGGAAGCGTATGCAGGGAAATTCTGTATTGTTCCCCCAGGGATGGGACTGCCATGGCCTACCCACCGAGGTTAAAGTGGAAGAAACTCACGGCATTAAAAAGAACGATGTGCCCAGGAGTGAGTTCCGCCAGATGTGCATTGAACTCACCAAAAAGAATATTCACGGCATGAAGACCCAGATGCAACGCATGGGCTACTCTCAGGACTGGGAACGGGAATTCGTGACCATGACCCCGGAGTACAAGGAGAAAACCCAGCTCAGTTTCCTGAAGATGTACCACGAGGGTCTAATCTACAGGGCAGTGCACCCGGTGAACTGGTGCCCCCGTTGTGAAACAGCCATTGCTTTTGCTGAAGTTGAGTACACAGAAAACGAAACCTTCCTCAACTACCTTGAATTTCCTTCTAGCACGGAGGAATCTGGTGTGCCTATTGCCACAACCCGGCCGGAATTACTGGCAGCATGTGTAGCAGTGGTGGTACATCCAGAAGATGAACGCTACCAGCACCTCACCGGTAAGAAGGTTAAGGTACCACTGTTTGACCGGGAAGTGGAAATAATCACCGACAGGGAAGTTGATCCAGAATTCGGTACCGGGGCAGTTATGATCTGTACCTTCGGGGATAAAACCGATGTAATGTGGGTTAACCGTTACAAGCTGGACATTATCGAAGCCATAAATGAACAGGGAATAATGCAGGATGTCTGTGGTAAATATGCAGGACTCACACTCGCAGAATGTAAAGAAGCAATAGTTGAAGACCTGGATAAGGAAGGGTTCCTCACCCGTAAAGAGAAAGTGGACCAGAATGTGGGACAGTGCTGGAGATGCAAAACACCCATAGAGATCCTGGTAAAAAAACAGTGGTTCGTGGCAGTTAAAGAGCTAAATTCCAGGGTTGAGGAAGCTGCCGAGAACATGAACTGGATGCCAGAACACATGAAAACCCGTCTTTTAAACTGGACCGGGAACATGGACTGGGACTGGTGCATAAGCAGGCAGAGAATATTCGCCACACCCATACCAGTATGGTACTGTAAGAGCTGTGGAGAGGTCATGTTACCATCTGAAGAAGAGGTACCTCTAGACCCCACCCAGACACAACCTTCAAAGCCCTGCAAGTGTGGAAGCACTGAATTTATCCCAGAGGAAGATGTCCTGGACACCTGGATGGACAGTTCCATCACCCCGTTGGTAATTGCAGGATGGCCATCCTCAGAATATAAGGATCTATTCCCTGCCACCATCCGCCAGCAGGGACACGATATCATACGTACATGGGCCTTTTACACCATCCTACGTAGCTTAGCCCTCACTGGAGAAGCACCTTTCCAGAACGTAGTGGTTAATGGAATGGTCTTCGGAGAAGATGGGCATAAAATGAGTAAATCCCGTGGTAACGTCATTGCCCCGGAAGAGGTGGTGACAGAGTACGGTGCCGATGCCCTGCGTCTGTGGGCTGCTAACAGTGTGCCCGGATCAGATGTGCCCTTCGCCTGGAAGGATGTTCAGCACGGATACAAATTCCTGAGGAAATTCTGGAATGCCTTCCGATTCGTGAACATGCACCTGGAAGGTTACAGTGAAGATGACACCGTAAATATGAGCATTGCAGATATTAAAAACACCCTTAAACCACTGGATAAGTGGATACTCTCTGGTTTAAACCAGCTGGTAGGTGAAGTTACCCAGGCCATGGAAGAGTACAACTTTGCCCATGCCCGTAACCGTATCCAGGCTTATGTGTGGCATGACTTCTGTGATGATTACATTGAAGCAGTTAAGTACCGACTTTACACGGATGATGAGGGAGAATCAAAACAGGCCGCACTTTACACCCTGAACACAGTTATTAAAACATCTTTAAGACTCCTGGCACCATTCACACCCCACTTCACCGAAGAAATCCATTACTACCTGGAAGGGTATGCTAACGTTCTAGAAACTGGAGATGATTCACAGGAAAGTGATTTAATGGAAAATGAATTACTGGAAAGTGATTTAAAGGAAAATGAATTACTGGAAAGTGATCTGCAGGGGAATACTTTAAAATACAAAACTCAAGGATTCAAGAGTATCCATCAGGAGACCTGGCCCGGATTAATAGAAGAACTGGTTGATCCAGTTGCCGATGAGGTAGGTCAGGTTGGAGCACAGGTAATTGGTCAGTTAAGACGATTTAAAGCCAGCAAAAAAATGCCCCTTAACACCCCACTCAAGGGAGCAACCATACACACCAGTTCCCCTACCGTCTACAAGCAGCTATTAACACTCCAGGAAGATATTCAGGGTACTATGCGTGTTAAAGAGTTGGTGGTAACCGAAGATAAACCGGATGTGCGGGAGATAGTGGTGGAAATCACTCCCCGTATGGATAAGATCGGTCCCGAGTTCAAGGGTCAGGCCCCAGTCATTGTAAAATATTTGCAGTCAAATGATCCACAAGAAATAGCCAAGACCCTGGAGGAAGAGGGTGAAATCAATATTGAAGGATCCAAGATCACAGCAGACCATATTTCCGCCACTAAAGAGTTAGTTGGCCGCAGTGGGGAAAAAGTAGAACTGATCCTGATGGAAGAACTGGACATGGTAATAGAACTGGTGATATGA
- the argC gene encoding N-acetyl-gamma-glutamyl-phosphate reductase has translation MLKVAIIGASGYTGGELLRFLKDHEKVEVVAATSRQYSDTPIRKVHPHLQDLDLVFEDKSPGDLDADLVFTATPHGASMNIVPQLVETGVKVVDLSGDYRFDDISIYEKWYGLKHKNPLDAVYGLPEMYREEIKKAKLVANPGCYPTGSILAGIPLVKEGLVDTIIADSKSGVSGAGIKPTPATHYPNISDNIVPYAVTTHRHMPEIQEKLQKFGDVRVSFTPHLVPVIRGIITTLHSFPNQEVTPEEIFQLYKNQYQDEPFVRVLDAGEIPRLSSVRGSNFCHIGCFEIDDNGRLVVVSAIDNIAKGASGAAVANMNLMCGFPETMSLEGCGLHP, from the coding sequence ATGTTAAAAGTTGCAATTATCGGAGCCAGTGGTTACACTGGAGGGGAGCTTTTAAGGTTCCTCAAGGATCATGAGAAGGTGGAAGTTGTAGCTGCAACTTCCCGGCAGTATTCGGATACACCCATTCGAAAGGTGCATCCTCATCTCCAGGATTTGGATTTGGTATTTGAAGACAAATCTCCCGGAGATCTAGATGCAGACCTGGTGTTCACTGCCACACCACACGGGGCTTCCATGAACATTGTCCCCCAACTGGTGGAAACAGGAGTTAAAGTAGTTGATTTGAGTGGAGACTACCGTTTCGATGATATCAGTATTTACGAGAAATGGTACGGCCTCAAACACAAAAATCCTCTGGATGCAGTTTACGGATTACCGGAAATGTACCGGGAGGAAATCAAAAAGGCTAAGCTGGTTGCTAACCCTGGATGTTACCCCACTGGTTCCATACTGGCGGGTATTCCCCTAGTAAAAGAAGGACTGGTGGATACCATTATTGCAGACTCTAAAAGTGGTGTGAGCGGTGCAGGGATTAAACCCACACCTGCAACTCACTATCCCAATATCAGTGATAATATAGTGCCATACGCAGTCACCACCCACCGCCACATGCCTGAAATCCAGGAAAAACTCCAGAAATTTGGTGATGTTCGTGTTTCATTCACCCCACACCTGGTACCTGTCATCAGGGGCATTATAACCACCCTCCACTCTTTCCCCAACCAGGAAGTTACTCCAGAGGAGATTTTCCAGCTGTATAAAAACCAGTACCAGGATGAACCCTTTGTACGTGTACTGGATGCAGGTGAAATCCCACGCTTAAGTTCGGTGCGAGGATCCAACTTCTGCCATATCGGTTGCTTTGAAATTGATGATAATGGCAGGTTGGTTGTTGTTTCTGCCATCGACAATATAGCTAAAGGTGCTTCCGGTGCAGCAGTGGCCAACATGAACCTAATGTGCGGATTCCCAGAAACAATGTCACTGGAAGGTTGTGGTTTACATCCATAG
- a CDS encoding protein translocase subunit SecF (forms a complex with SecD and YajC; SecDFyajC stimulates the proton motive force-driven protein translocation; seems to modulate the cycling of SecA by stabilizing its membrane-inserted state and appears to be required for the release of mature proteins from the extracytoplasmic side of the membrane; in some organisms, such as Bacillus subtilis, SecD is fused to SecF) → MITFERLLESYKPLIAIPVVITIIALILIATMGLNQGIELKGGTVAVIQLEKSVSQNELQSIISAGLPNQTVDVKSITNNQATVDIVGDTDVVKLSSTLNGTGTITSYKSVGAILSQQAMTQIYYALAFAFIFMSITVFIIFRNVVPSLAVIFAALSDIIIAIGGMSLFGIPLSIASVGALLMLIGYSVDTDILLTTRILKRREGTVTQRAIEAMKTGLTMAAAAIGSMVALYLVVVFMIPAAQTLADIAAVLIIGLIADIMATWLMNLGILRWYVEARK, encoded by the coding sequence TTGATAACATTTGAAAGGTTACTGGAATCATACAAACCACTTATCGCCATTCCAGTGGTGATCACCATCATTGCCCTTATATTAATAGCCACCATGGGCCTTAATCAGGGCATTGAGCTTAAAGGTGGGACTGTGGCAGTTATACAACTGGAAAAATCTGTTAGTCAGAATGAACTTCAATCAATTATCAGTGCGGGGCTGCCAAATCAGACGGTTGATGTTAAATCCATTACCAACAATCAGGCCACTGTAGATATTGTGGGTGACACCGATGTGGTTAAATTATCATCCACATTAAATGGAACTGGAACAATAACCAGTTATAAATCAGTTGGTGCGATTTTAAGTCAACAAGCAATGACACAAATATATTATGCTCTGGCTTTTGCATTCATCTTCATGAGCATAACCGTGTTCATTATTTTCCGTAATGTCGTACCCAGCCTGGCAGTTATTTTCGCGGCTCTTTCGGACATAATCATTGCAATTGGTGGAATGAGCCTGTTTGGCATACCACTCTCAATTGCTTCTGTGGGAGCACTGTTAATGCTTATTGGTTACAGTGTAGACACAGACATACTCCTCACAACCCGAATACTTAAAAGGAGAGAAGGTACCGTGACTCAAAGGGCAATTGAAGCTATGAAGACCGGGTTGACCATGGCTGCAGCAGCCATTGGTTCCATGGTAGCATTGTACCTGGTGGTTGTCTTCATGATACCAGCTGCCCAGACCCTGGCAGATATTGCAGCTGTCCTCATCATTGGACTGATAGCAGATATCATGGCCACCTGGCTCATGAACCTTGGAATACTCAGATGGTACGTGGAGGCACGCAAATGA
- the pheT gene encoding phenylalanine--tRNA ligase subunit beta: MPVIEFTYTDLEELLNRSIDRDKLIDLLPMIGSDIEGYDDDGVKVEFFPNRPDYLSVEGVARALKGFLEIEEGIPEYPLEPSGTSITIDPGLEGIRPYTACCLVLNVNLTEDKLPQIMDFQEDLHWVIGRDRKKVAIGIHNLDVLKGPFRYLAAKPDETSFVPLEMDEEMTLREILTEHKKGKSYAHLIENYDRFPLLMDSEGNILSMPPIINGELTKLTTETKNLFVDVTGTEMQAVERTLNIIATSFAESGATIKTMENIYPDETLILPDLTPKERTVSVKNAVKLIGIPLTAEVVAESLQKVRFDATVVDEDTVKVLIPPYRADILHEVDIIENVAIGYCVRRIEPEIPQVATVAREDPYMDFDQNVREIMNGLGFAEVMSLMLTNEKNHYQKMKLPETERVEVAQPISQDRTMIRQSLLNGLLEFLEDNKHEELPQRIFEVGETVFLDAEKETKTVGVKKMAAMVTHSQANFTEIKSTSDALISNLGLVMEIEDLDHPSFIKGRCARLKGVKKESSEVCVEGFFGEVNPEVIRNFELEYPVVALEVEFKSLN, translated from the coding sequence ATGCCTGTTATAGAATTCACTTACACTGACCTGGAAGAATTGTTAAACCGATCCATCGACAGGGATAAACTCATAGATCTTCTCCCCATGATCGGGAGTGATATTGAGGGTTATGATGATGACGGAGTTAAAGTGGAGTTTTTCCCCAACCGACCGGACTACCTGAGTGTGGAAGGAGTTGCCCGGGCACTCAAGGGATTTCTGGAAATAGAAGAAGGAATACCCGAGTACCCTCTGGAACCATCTGGAACCAGTATCACCATAGACCCTGGACTTGAAGGTATACGGCCTTACACTGCCTGCTGCTTGGTTTTAAATGTCAATTTAACCGAGGATAAACTCCCCCAGATAATGGACTTCCAGGAAGACCTGCACTGGGTAATAGGACGGGACCGTAAAAAAGTGGCCATTGGAATCCACAACCTGGATGTATTGAAAGGACCTTTCCGCTACCTGGCAGCGAAGCCAGATGAAACATCCTTTGTGCCCCTGGAAATGGATGAAGAGATGACCCTCCGGGAAATATTAACCGAACACAAGAAAGGAAAATCCTACGCCCACCTGATAGAAAACTATGACCGGTTCCCTCTACTGATGGACTCTGAAGGTAACATTCTTTCCATGCCACCAATCATTAACGGAGAGCTCACAAAACTTACCACTGAAACAAAGAACCTCTTTGTGGATGTCACCGGCACTGAAATGCAGGCAGTGGAGCGAACATTGAACATCATCGCCACCAGCTTTGCAGAGTCAGGGGCCACCATTAAGACCATGGAAAACATTTACCCGGATGAAACACTGATCTTACCTGATTTAACACCAAAAGAACGCACCGTGAGTGTGAAAAATGCAGTGAAGCTAATTGGAATCCCACTCACAGCGGAAGTCGTGGCAGAATCCCTGCAGAAGGTGCGCTTCGATGCAACAGTTGTTGATGAGGACACCGTAAAAGTACTGATCCCCCCTTACCGGGCAGACATCCTCCATGAAGTGGATATAATCGAAAATGTGGCTATTGGTTACTGTGTCAGAAGAATAGAACCGGAAATACCCCAGGTGGCTACTGTGGCCCGGGAAGACCCTTACATGGACTTTGACCAGAATGTTCGTGAGATAATGAATGGTTTAGGATTTGCTGAGGTTATGAGCCTCATGTTAACCAATGAAAAGAACCATTACCAGAAAATGAAACTCCCTGAGACTGAACGGGTGGAAGTAGCCCAGCCTATAAGCCAGGATCGGACCATGATCAGACAAAGTCTTCTTAATGGTTTACTGGAATTTTTGGAAGATAACAAACACGAGGAACTTCCCCAGAGAATCTTTGAAGTTGGAGAAACTGTCTTCCTGGACGCGGAAAAGGAAACTAAAACTGTGGGTGTTAAAAAGATGGCAGCTATGGTTACCCACTCCCAGGCCAACTTCACCGAGATCAAATCAACCAGTGATGCACTGATAAGTAATTTGGGACTGGTAATGGAGATTGAAGACCTGGACCATCCCAGCTTTATTAAAGGTCGATGTGCCCGACTAAAAGGAGTGAAAAAAGAATCATCTGAGGTATGTGTTGAGGGGTTCTTTGGTGAAGTGAACCCTGAAGTCATCCGGAACTTTGAACTGGAGTATCCTGTGGTGGCATTAGAGGTAGAGTTTAAAAGTCTTAACTAA